From the Candidatus Aminicenantes bacterium genome, the window GGAATCAGCGACTCCCGGGTGCTGGAAGCCATGATTCGGGTTCCCCGTGAACGCTTTGTGGCGGAACAGGACCGTTCTCAAGCCTTTCGTGACGGGCCCTTATCCATCGGCAGCGGCCAGACCATATCTCAACCCTATATCGTGGCCTACATGACCGAAATTCTGCAACTGAGCGGAAACGAGCGGGTCCTGGAAATTGGTACCGGCTCCGGTTACCAGAGCGCGGTTCTGGCGGAGCTGTGTATGGAAGTGTTCACCCTGGAGCGCATCTCGAGCCTGGCCCGGCGCGCCCACGAACTGCTGGTTGACGGAATGGGATATGAAAACATTCACTTCCGTGAAGGCGACGGTCGCGATGGTTGGCCGGAAGAGGCTCCGTTT encodes:
- a CDS encoding protein-L-isoaspartate(D-aspartate) O-methyltransferase codes for the protein MQENEQELRARMVEQQIRSRGISDSRVLEAMIRVPRERFVAEQDRSQAFRDGPLSIGSGQTISQPYIVAYMTEILQLSGNERVLEIGTGSGYQSAVLAELCMEVFTLERISSLARRAHELLVDGMGYENIHFREGDGRDGWPEEAPFDRLLATAAPAAIPPAWTEQLGDPGILVAPVGVGYQQIIRIRKRSGQMTQEELIGVAFVPCL